From the Nitratidesulfovibrio sp. genome, one window contains:
- a CDS encoding TonB-dependent siderophore receptor, translating to MKPSDPLRLLGHALCLGAACLVVASARPVLANTNSTVTLDPVVVSASALKVDAAIQETPKSVSIVESEDLEQHAPQKLDEALRYTSGVTSQPYGADNDTDWIKVRGFDAATYLDGNRLFRDGYYTWLLEPYGLERLEVVKGSSSILFGESPPGGVVNAVQKKPKDTPGGEIQVQVGTSDTRTVAFDVSDVATDSGNIRFRIVGLAKDAEGELDGTENTRHYIAPSLTIDFTDKTRLTLMGTLLKDDGVPTNPFFPAAGTLIDSPHGTIDPSTNLGEPDYDRYKRTQMSAGYLLEHEVDKRWTLSQNVNYAYNDLYLRSSYAFPNSDPSATSLYRGIVFRDGEQDSITVDNRAVAKWDSTDMEHTALMGVDVQHHKTHGDEQDNYSFGTINPYHPVYGSYTPLDPANNNDRDISKLQTGAYLQYQVKYDGHWVGVLGGRYDRVQTENTSDSLDQDESRNDGQFSFNTGLMYLSDYGLSPYVSYSQSFEVLSTIDPATGQLYKPLEGEQYEVGVKYTPGFFDGYINVALFDITQKNALVTNPLTYVATQTGEVTARGVELEGLAHLTEDLQLTASYTYTDARTDDTGGRGTKQAGLIPRDQANAWLKLDTSRFFVKGLTFGSGVRYIGESRDNPASSDLTVPDVTLWDAMASYQIDENWSVQLNVNNILDEEYISACDYYCYYGQSRSALLSVSYHW from the coding sequence ATGAAACCATCAGACCCGTTGCGCCTTCTGGGTCATGCCCTTTGCCTGGGGGCGGCCTGCCTGGTCGTGGCATCCGCCAGGCCGGTACTGGCCAACACCAACAGCACCGTGACGCTGGACCCCGTGGTGGTCAGCGCCTCGGCACTGAAGGTGGACGCCGCCATCCAGGAAACCCCCAAGTCCGTCTCCATCGTCGAATCGGAAGACCTGGAACAGCACGCCCCGCAAAAGCTGGACGAGGCCCTGCGTTACACGTCCGGGGTTACCTCGCAGCCCTACGGGGCCGACAACGACACCGACTGGATCAAGGTGCGCGGCTTTGACGCGGCCACCTACCTGGACGGCAACCGCCTGTTCCGCGACGGCTACTACACCTGGCTGCTGGAACCCTACGGCCTCGAACGGCTGGAAGTGGTCAAGGGCTCGTCGTCCATCCTGTTCGGCGAATCGCCCCCCGGCGGCGTGGTCAACGCCGTGCAGAAAAAGCCCAAGGATACCCCCGGCGGCGAGATACAGGTGCAGGTGGGCACCAGCGACACCCGCACCGTGGCCTTCGACGTGTCCGACGTGGCCACCGATTCGGGCAACATCCGCTTCCGCATCGTGGGCTTGGCCAAGGACGCCGAGGGCGAACTGGACGGCACGGAAAACACCCGCCACTACATCGCGCCCAGCCTGACCATAGACTTTACCGACAAGACGCGCCTTACCCTGATGGGCACGCTGCTGAAGGACGACGGCGTTCCCACCAACCCGTTCTTTCCCGCCGCAGGCACGCTGATCGATTCGCCGCACGGCACCATCGATCCGTCCACCAACCTGGGCGAACCGGACTACGACCGCTACAAGCGCACCCAGATGTCCGCCGGCTACCTTCTGGAACACGAGGTGGACAAGCGCTGGACCCTGTCCCAGAACGTCAACTACGCCTACAACGACCTGTACCTGCGCAGTTCGTACGCCTTCCCCAACTCCGATCCCTCGGCCACCTCGCTGTACCGGGGCATCGTGTTCCGCGACGGCGAGCAGGACAGCATCACCGTGGACAACCGCGCCGTGGCCAAATGGGATTCCACGGACATGGAACACACCGCGCTGATGGGCGTGGACGTGCAGCACCACAAGACCCATGGCGACGAGCAGGACAACTATTCCTTCGGCACCATCAACCCGTACCACCCGGTGTACGGGTCCTATACCCCGCTCGACCCGGCCAACAACAATGATCGCGACATCTCCAAGCTCCAGACCGGCGCCTACCTGCAATACCAGGTCAAGTACGACGGCCATTGGGTGGGCGTGCTGGGTGGCCGCTACGACCGGGTGCAGACCGAGAACACCAGCGACAGCCTGGACCAGGACGAATCGCGCAACGACGGCCAGTTCTCGTTCAACACGGGCCTGATGTACCTGTCCGACTACGGCCTGTCGCCCTACGTCAGCTACTCGCAGTCGTTCGAGGTGCTGAGCACCATCGACCCGGCCACGGGCCAGCTCTACAAGCCGCTGGAAGGCGAGCAGTACGAAGTGGGCGTGAAGTACACCCCCGGCTTCTTCGACGGCTACATCAACGTGGCCCTCTTCGACATCACCCAGAAGAATGCACTGGTCACCAACCCGCTGACCTACGTGGCCACCCAGACCGGCGAGGTCACCGCCCGGGGCGTGGAACTGGAAGGCCTGGCCCACCTGACCGAAGACCTGCAACTGACCGCCAGCTACACCTACACCGACGCCCGCACCGACGACACCGGCGGCCGGGGCACCAAGCAGGCCGGGCTCATCCCGCGCGACCAGGCCAACGCCTGGCTGAAGCTGGACACCTCGCGCTTCTTCGTGAAGGGGCTGACCTTCGGCTCCGGCGTGCGCTACATCGGCGAATCCCGGGACAATCCCGCCAGCAGCGACCTGACCGTGCCCGACGTCACCCTGTGGGACGCCATGGCCTCGTACCAGATCGACGAAAACTGGAGCGTCCAGTTGAACGTCAACAACATCCTGGACGAAGAGTACATCTCGGCCTGCGACTACTACTGCTACTACGGCCAGTCGCGCTCCGCGCTGCTCAGCGTCAGCTATCACTGGTAG
- a CDS encoding Fic family protein — translation MKFEAFISGTFVQQYEYKSFTPTPVNREWTWDDPRINSLLEETTRSLAELDAFSKMVPDVDRYIYMHVVKEANTSSRIEGTRTEMDDALRDRMHVAEEKRDDWQEVHNYIEAMNVAIRELAELPLSNRLLRKTHDILMRGVRGERKTPGEFRRSQNWIGGASLKDAVFIPPHHDELPELLSDLEKFWHNEEIHVPHIIRVAISHYQFETIHPFLDGNGRIGRLLITLYLISAGLLSKPCLYLSAHMEKHKGQYYDALTGVRMSNDIGHWVRFFLVAVRDTARNGVATFRNIMALKELCAQKVLSLGARSANGQKLLETLYMSPVTTGKRVAQNLDISQPTANTLIAEMVRLGILEEMTGQQRNREYLFTEYYRLFLD, via the coding sequence ATGAAGTTCGAAGCCTTCATTTCCGGAACATTCGTCCAGCAATACGAATACAAAAGCTTCACGCCCACCCCGGTAAACCGCGAGTGGACGTGGGATGACCCACGCATCAACAGCCTGTTGGAAGAAACCACCCGCAGTCTGGCCGAATTGGATGCCTTTTCGAAGATGGTTCCGGACGTGGATCGGTACATCTACATGCACGTCGTCAAGGAAGCCAACACCTCCAGCCGCATCGAGGGCACGCGCACGGAAATGGACGATGCCCTGCGCGACAGGATGCACGTTGCCGAAGAAAAACGCGACGACTGGCAGGAAGTGCACAACTACATCGAAGCGATGAACGTTGCCATCCGGGAACTGGCAGAGCTTCCCCTGTCGAACCGCCTGCTCCGAAAAACACATGACATACTGATGCGCGGAGTACGCGGCGAACGCAAGACGCCTGGTGAATTCCGTCGCTCACAAAACTGGATCGGCGGCGCATCACTGAAGGACGCCGTATTCATCCCCCCCCATCACGACGAACTTCCCGAACTGCTCAGCGACCTTGAAAAATTCTGGCACAACGAGGAAATCCACGTTCCACACATCATTCGGGTGGCCATAAGCCATTATCAATTTGAAACCATCCACCCCTTTCTGGACGGCAACGGTAGAATCGGGCGCTTGCTTATCACCCTGTACCTGATCAGCGCCGGTTTACTCAGCAAGCCGTGCTTGTACCTTTCCGCGCACATGGAAAAGCACAAAGGGCAATACTACGACGCACTCACCGGCGTTCGCATGTCCAATGACATCGGCCATTGGGTCCGATTCTTCCTCGTGGCCGTACGCGACACGGCTCGCAACGGTGTGGCCACATTCCGGAACATCATGGCCCTCAAGGAACTGTGCGCGCAAAAAGTGCTCTCGCTGGGTGCCCGGTCCGCTAATGGCCAGAAATTGCTGGAAACGTTATATATGAGCCCTGTCACCACCGGCAAACGCGTGGCCCAGAACCTCGACATTTCCCAACCCACGGCCAACACTCTCATCGCCGAGATGGTCCGGCTCGGTATCCTTGAAGAAATGACCGGCCAGCAGCGCAACCGGGAATACCTTTTCACCGAATACTACCGGTTATTTCTCGACTAA
- a CDS encoding ABC transporter ATP-binding protein: MFQLTDVGMARDGRRILSLPQLAVPTDQLCVVLGHNGSGKSTLVGLLAGQQTPDAGRITLHGRGLNRLGARELARAVAFLPQRLPPSVGLTVREIVRLGRFPWRGTFGRWTAGDARIIDEAMERTGVTRFADTLADSLSGGERQRAWISMLLAQQSPVAILDEPTSALDVHHQYQVMDLLAALNRDHGLGVVVILHDINLALRYASHVIALRQGEVAFQGPADLLLEERALSALYRSSIRLIDHPAPPRGTRTCKVAVVCA, translated from the coding sequence ATGTTCCAGCTTACCGATGTCGGCATGGCCCGCGATGGCCGCCGCATACTTTCCCTGCCGCAACTGGCCGTGCCCACGGACCAGTTGTGCGTCGTTCTGGGCCACAACGGCTCGGGCAAGTCCACCCTGGTCGGCCTGCTGGCCGGACAGCAGACACCGGACGCAGGCCGCATCACCCTGCATGGCCGGGGCCTGAACCGACTCGGCGCGCGCGAACTGGCCCGGGCCGTGGCCTTCCTGCCGCAAAGGCTGCCGCCTTCGGTGGGGCTGACCGTGCGTGAAATCGTGCGGCTGGGGCGCTTTCCATGGCGGGGCACCTTTGGCCGCTGGACCGCCGGGGACGCACGCATCATCGACGAGGCCATGGAGCGCACCGGCGTGACCCGCTTCGCCGACACCCTTGCCGACAGCCTGTCCGGCGGCGAGCGGCAGCGGGCGTGGATTTCCATGCTGCTGGCCCAGCAGTCGCCCGTGGCCATCCTGGACGAGCCCACATCGGCCCTGGACGTGCACCACCAGTACCAGGTCATGGACCTGCTGGCCGCACTGAACCGGGACCACGGCCTGGGGGTGGTGGTCATCCTGCACGACATCAACCTGGCCCTGCGCTACGCCAGCCACGTCATTGCCCTGCGCCAGGGCGAGGTGGCCTTTCAGGGGCCGGCGGACCTGCTGCTGGAAGAACGCGCCCTGTCCGCGCTGTACCGTTCGTCCATCCGGCTCATCGACCATCCCGCCCCACCACGGGGCACCCGTACCTGCAAGGTGGCCGTGGTATGCGCCTGA
- a CDS encoding helix-turn-helix transcriptional regulator — MDPQPMNIMDTPRPVVALATEYSPGEILEFHNHPRAQLLYASLGVMTVETHKGIWVVPPHRGVWIPPYMVHKLTVSQHISMRSLYFQPELCGNTPQECCVVSVSPLLKELILEASQMPRLYPRNGPEERLLMVVMDRIRQMDLTPLMNLPIPRDHRLKAIYQHLDENPGDKRTLEEWGDTIGLTRRTLTRLFLSETSMTFGQWKQHIRILKSLPLLAENEQVTTVAMEMGYDNPSAFISVFKKALGKTPSKYFAGE; from the coding sequence ATGGACCCCCAGCCCATGAACATCATGGACACGCCCCGCCCCGTGGTGGCCCTGGCCACGGAATATTCGCCGGGAGAAATACTGGAATTCCACAACCATCCGCGCGCCCAGCTGCTGTACGCCAGCCTGGGGGTGATGACGGTTGAAACGCACAAGGGCATCTGGGTGGTGCCGCCCCACCGGGGTGTGTGGATACCGCCCTACATGGTGCACAAGCTTACGGTTTCGCAGCACATTTCCATGCGCTCGCTGTATTTTCAGCCGGAGCTGTGCGGCAATACCCCGCAGGAGTGCTGTGTGGTTTCCGTGTCGCCCTTGCTCAAGGAGCTGATCCTCGAGGCATCGCAGATGCCCCGGCTGTACCCGCGCAACGGGCCGGAAGAACGGCTGCTGATGGTCGTCATGGACCGCATCCGCCAGATGGACCTGACCCCGCTGATGAACCTGCCCATTCCCAGGGACCACCGGCTGAAGGCCATCTACCAGCACCTGGACGAGAACCCCGGCGACAAGCGCACCCTGGAGGAATGGGGGGACACCATCGGGCTTACCCGGCGGACGCTGACCCGGCTTTTCCTGTCCGAAACCTCCATGACCTTCGGGCAGTGGAAGCAGCACATCCGCATTCTGAAATCCCTGCCTCTGCTGGCCGAAAACGAGCAGGTGACCACCGTGGCCATGGAAATGGGCTACGACAATCCCAGCGCGTTCATATCCGTGTTCAAGAAGGCACTGGGCAAGACGCCCAGCAAGTACTTTGCGGGGGAGTGA
- a CDS encoding thiamine-phosphate kinase: MTRLASEDDFLAAIDRHFTNAHSHLCVGRGDDCAVIACPPRMAVSTDLFNEHSHFRTSYFRPGDIGHKALAVNISDLAACGARPLGFSLALAAPADLSREFCDEMLAAMAALAREHDMALSGGDLTRGDALSLCLTVWGGPAPRSAHAGIMAGGGPEGGESGATVAAGGSESTGGQSHPATGGSSPFLRRGGCQPGDHLFLVGRVGLARVGLLALESMGPEAARLYPEACRAHLRPRPQVAAGLALAAICGTGDARIALMDVSDGLARDLPRLIGADRGSGLGAELAMDPETLPDEVRAYALANDLDPVDMAFTGGEDYALLGCCRPAMFDAVRAAVPGLIPLGQVSADGVVLVNGDLPASVGFDHFSG; the protein is encoded by the coding sequence ATGACCCGGCTTGCCTCAGAGGACGATTTCCTCGCCGCCATCGACCGCCACTTCACCAATGCCCACTCCCACCTGTGTGTGGGGCGCGGCGACGACTGTGCCGTCATCGCCTGCCCGCCGCGCATGGCCGTGAGCACCGACCTGTTCAACGAGCACAGCCACTTCCGCACCAGCTACTTCCGTCCCGGCGACATCGGCCACAAGGCCCTGGCCGTGAACATCAGCGACCTTGCCGCCTGCGGCGCGCGCCCGTTGGGTTTCAGTCTGGCGCTCGCCGCGCCCGCCGACCTTTCGCGCGAGTTCTGCGACGAAATGCTGGCCGCCATGGCCGCGCTGGCCCGTGAGCACGACATGGCCCTGTCCGGCGGCGACCTGACTCGGGGCGATGCCCTGTCCCTGTGCCTCACCGTGTGGGGCGGCCCCGCGCCGCGTTCGGCCCATGCGGGCATCATGGCGGGCGGCGGGCCGGAGGGTGGGGAGAGCGGGGCGACTGTTGCCGCTGGCGGCAGCGAGTCCACCGGAGGTCAGTCGCACCCCGCCACCGGGGGATCGTCGCCCTTTCTGCGCCGGGGCGGTTGCCAGCCGGGCGATCACCTGTTTCTTGTGGGGCGCGTGGGGCTGGCCCGCGTGGGGCTGCTGGCGCTGGAAAGCATGGGGCCCGAGGCCGCGCGCCTGTACCCCGAGGCCTGCCGCGCCCATTTGCGCCCGCGTCCGCAGGTGGCGGCGGGGCTGGCACTGGCGGCCATCTGCGGTACCGGCGATGCGCGCATCGCGCTCATGGACGTGTCCGACGGCCTCGCGCGCGACCTGCCCCGGCTCATCGGCGCGGACCGGGGCAGCGGCCTTGGCGCGGAACTGGCCATGGACCCGGAAACCCTGCCCGATGAGGTGCGCGCCTACGCTCTGGCCAACGACCTGGACCCCGTGGACATGGCCTTCACCGGCGGCGAGGACTACGCCCTGCTGGGCTGCTGCCGCCCGGCCATGTTCGACGCGGTGCGCGCCGCCGTGCCCGGATTGATCCCGCTGGGGCAGGTCAGCGCCGATGGCGTGGTGCTGGTCAACGGCGATTTGCCCGCGTCCGTCGGGTTCGACCATTTTTCGGGGTAA
- a CDS encoding alkaline phosphatase family protein, protein MHTDTRPRLVVLGLDGLPFSLARHLCAQGRTPNLARIAVSPNASALAAELPDLSPVNWTSFYTAAGPETHGVYGFTRFNVTTRQLSLADFSQVAAPTIFDRLGERGLTSRVINLPNTYPARPIPGMLVSGFVAHDLVRAVHPPFLLGPLTGAGYRLEADTARGGSDPAHLLAELRVTLASRRAALRLLWPDLAWNLFVLVLTETDRLFHFLWDAVTDEGHPQHPACMDFLAEWDALVGEVLDLAKALSARDGRPVRLLALADHGFGPVRAEVDLNAWLRGQGLLRQVTPGGVEQCHELDATTLHPDSAAFALDPGRIYLRTRRRFPDGTLDDAAGQHLAERLRRELMELTFEGASVFRAVLTADEAYGPEVPGQGALGQDTAGSGAPGQAGFGQGATGQRVGTGQPVASPAPDAFACGDGPPLRWAAPDLVCVPAYGFDLKAKWNRSQVFGLPEQYGRTGTHTPDDAFWYDSQAGQPGIDAPVSVRDAGVLVLRHFGLDAPQRVVAYPAVLTGQADWRGAQVPALGQGGNASGAAPVASGAASSASSASGPAHADVSPASLADSPHIRAR, encoded by the coding sequence ATGCACACGGACACGCGCCCCCGTCTGGTGGTGCTCGGGCTGGACGGCCTGCCGTTCTCGCTGGCCCGCCACCTTTGCGCGCAGGGCCGCACCCCCAATCTTGCCCGCATCGCCGTATCCCCCAATGCGTCGGCCCTGGCTGCCGAGCTTCCCGACCTGTCGCCGGTGAACTGGACATCGTTCTACACCGCCGCCGGTCCGGAAACGCACGGGGTGTACGGCTTCACGCGATTCAACGTGACCACGCGCCAGTTGTCGCTGGCCGATTTTTCGCAGGTGGCCGCGCCCACCATCTTCGACCGCCTGGGCGAGCGCGGACTGACCAGCCGGGTCATCAACCTGCCCAACACCTACCCGGCGCGCCCCATTCCGGGCATGCTGGTTTCCGGGTTCGTGGCGCATGACCTTGTGCGGGCGGTGCATCCGCCGTTCCTGCTGGGACCGCTGACCGGGGCGGGCTACCGGCTGGAGGCCGACACCGCGCGCGGCGGCTCGGACCCGGCCCATCTGTTGGCGGAACTGCGCGTTACCCTGGCCTCGCGCCGCGCGGCGCTGCGCCTGCTGTGGCCCGATCTTGCGTGGAACCTGTTCGTGCTGGTGCTGACGGAAACCGACCGGCTGTTCCACTTCCTGTGGGACGCGGTGACCGACGAAGGCCACCCGCAGCACCCGGCCTGCATGGACTTTCTGGCGGAATGGGACGCGCTGGTGGGCGAGGTGCTGGACCTCGCCAAGGCCCTTTCCGCGCGCGACGGCCGCCCGGTGCGCCTGCTGGCGCTGGCCGACCACGGCTTCGGCCCGGTGCGGGCAGAGGTGGACCTGAACGCCTGGCTGCGCGGGCAGGGCCTGTTGCGTCAGGTCACCCCCGGCGGCGTGGAGCAGTGCCACGAACTGGACGCCACCACCCTGCACCCGGACAGCGCGGCCTTTGCGCTGGATCCGGGCCGCATCTACCTGCGCACCCGCCGCCGCTTTCCGGACGGCACTCTGGACGACGCGGCGGGGCAGCACCTGGCCGAGCGGCTGCGGCGCGAACTTATGGAACTGACCTTCGAAGGCGCGTCGGTATTCCGCGCCGTGCTCACGGCGGATGAGGCCTACGGGCCGGAGGTGCCGGGGCAGGGTGCGTTGGGGCAGGATACGGCGGGTTCCGGCGCGCCGGGGCAGGCAGGTTTCGGACAGGGAGCGACCGGCCAACGAGTCGGCACGGGCCAGCCTGTCGCCTCTCCCGCCCCTGATGCTTTCGCCTGCGGAGACGGCCCCCCTCTGCGCTGGGCCGCGCCGGATCTGGTCTGCGTGCCTGCCTACGGCTTCGACCTGAAGGCCAAGTGGAACCGCAGCCAGGTCTTCGGCTTGCCGGAACAGTACGGGCGCACCGGCACCCACACCCCGGACGACGCCTTCTGGTACGATTCGCAGGCCGGGCAGCCCGGCATTGACGCGCCGGTTTCGGTGCGCGACGCGGGCGTGCTTGTGCTGCGCCACTTCGGTTTGGATGCGCCGCAGCGCGTCGTGGCGTATCCGGCGGTGCTCACCGGGCAGGCGGATTGGCGCGGTGCACAGGTGCCCGCGCTGGGGCAGGGCGGCAACGCTTCCGGTGCTGCGCCCGTCGCGTCCGGTGCTGCGTCCAGCGCGTCCTCCGCGTCCGGCCCGGCGCATGCCGACGTATCGCCTGCATCACTTGCCGATAGCCCGCATATCCGCGCGCGCTGA
- a CDS encoding 4-oxalocrotonate tautomerase family protein, translating to MPYVNIRITREGATSEQKAALIQGVTQLLVDILGKNPATTVVTIDEVDTDNWGVGGETITARRKRGA from the coding sequence ATGCCCTACGTCAACATCCGCATCACCCGCGAAGGCGCCACCAGCGAGCAGAAGGCGGCGCTCATCCAGGGCGTCACGCAGTTGCTGGTGGATATCCTCGGCAAGAATCCCGCCACCACCGTGGTGACCATCGACGAGGTGGACACCGACAACTGGGGCGTGGGCGGCGAGACCATCACCGCGCGGCGCAAGCGCGGGGCCTAG
- a CDS encoding ATP-dependent helicase — MIDYRNELNPAQYQAATTLEGPVLVIAGAGSGKTRTIVYRLANLVEQGVPASAILLLTFTRKSAREMLHRAGRLLEHSATAAVHGGVHGVTGVQGGTFHAFAYSVLRQFRPSGYEAGDLTVMDGADIVDAVRHCKDNLGIGKGDRSFPRTQNIVGLISKSRNKELDIDEVIRREAFHLLVHVEGIGRIAAAYHAYRREHGLLDYDDLLFELERLLRERADVLDWCRAKFRYIMVDEYQDTNLVQARLVHLLAGEGGNIMAVGDDAQSIYAFRGADVRNILDFPKLFPAAQIIKLEENYRSVQPVLDLTNAILAEAPQAYRKKLFAAREGGDRPQVVRPLSDLTQASLVVSRIVEFLRSYPPHDIAVLFRAGYQSYHVEVQLNKLGVKFRKYGGLRYSEAAHVKDVLSYARLVLNPLDLPAFQRIAAMSKGVGPKTTLKLYDVARLGNPEATSRACLRYPELRADLDLLDGLRKRPHTPTSLLEEVMEHYKPRMEAAFPDDWPRRQQGLEQLLQIAASYRDLDLFISDLSLEDPGEEEENRDSVVLSTIHSAKGLEWGAVLLIDLVEERFPSRHAIARAEDFEEERRLMYVACTRARDHLCLFVPASLYSRGDGGNQPAVPSPFVRELPAHLFDEMHESYSGGLMRRDVQNGQVAQRGAGFGGGRSGVGGGGFAQGGRFDGAPGIPRPPMFAEGTTPGRAGGGAGRPLPPTAYPGGTQGGGQSGGQPGPQSGPGAAAPSPLSGGSAPAGQCGYCTHRIFGRGKIVQHVPPDKYRVNFPGFGLKVIMAEYLTLESD; from the coding sequence ATGATAGATTATCGAAACGAACTGAATCCCGCCCAGTATCAGGCCGCCACCACCCTGGAAGGCCCCGTGCTGGTCATTGCCGGTGCGGGCAGCGGCAAGACGCGCACCATCGTCTACCGGCTGGCCAATCTGGTGGAGCAGGGCGTGCCCGCCTCGGCCATCCTGCTGCTTACCTTCACCCGCAAATCCGCCCGCGAAATGCTGCACCGGGCCGGGCGGCTGCTGGAACACAGCGCCACCGCTGCCGTGCATGGCGGGGTGCACGGGGTCACCGGGGTGCAGGGCGGCACCTTTCACGCCTTTGCCTATTCGGTGCTGCGCCAGTTTCGCCCCTCGGGCTACGAGGCGGGCGACCTTACCGTCATGGACGGGGCGGACATCGTGGATGCGGTGCGCCACTGCAAGGACAATCTGGGCATCGGCAAGGGCGACCGGTCCTTCCCGCGCACCCAGAACATCGTGGGGCTCATCAGCAAGTCCCGCAACAAGGAACTGGACATCGACGAGGTGATCCGGCGCGAGGCGTTCCACCTGCTGGTGCACGTCGAAGGCATAGGCCGCATTGCCGCCGCCTACCACGCCTACCGCCGCGAGCACGGGCTGCTGGACTACGACGACCTGCTCTTCGAACTGGAGCGTCTGCTGCGCGAACGGGCCGACGTGCTGGACTGGTGCCGCGCCAAGTTCCGCTACATCATGGTGGACGAATACCAGGACACCAACCTGGTGCAGGCCCGGCTGGTGCACCTGCTGGCGGGCGAGGGCGGCAACATCATGGCCGTGGGCGACGACGCCCAGTCCATCTACGCCTTTCGCGGGGCGGACGTGCGCAACATCCTGGATTTCCCCAAGCTGTTCCCCGCCGCGCAGATCATCAAGCTGGAAGAAAACTACCGCTCGGTGCAGCCGGTGCTGGACCTGACCAACGCCATCCTGGCGGAGGCCCCGCAGGCCTACCGCAAGAAGCTGTTCGCCGCGCGCGAAGGGGGCGACAGGCCGCAGGTGGTGCGCCCGCTCAGCGACCTGACCCAGGCTTCGCTGGTGGTCTCGCGCATCGTGGAATTTCTGCGCAGCTACCCGCCGCACGACATTGCCGTGCTGTTCCGGGCGGGGTACCAATCGTACCACGTGGAAGTGCAGCTGAACAAACTGGGCGTGAAGTTCCGCAAGTACGGCGGGCTGCGCTACTCAGAGGCGGCCCACGTCAAGGACGTACTGTCCTACGCGCGCCTCGTGCTGAACCCGCTGGACCTGCCCGCATTCCAGCGCATTGCCGCCATGTCCAAGGGCGTGGGGCCAAAGACCACCCTGAAGCTGTACGACGTGGCCCGGCTGGGCAACCCGGAGGCCACCAGCCGCGCCTGCCTGCGCTACCCCGAGCTGCGCGCGGACCTCGACCTGCTGGACGGCCTGCGCAAGCGCCCGCACACGCCCACCTCGCTGCTCGAAGAAGTGATGGAGCACTACAAGCCGCGCATGGAGGCCGCCTTCCCCGACGACTGGCCGCGCAGGCAGCAGGGGCTGGAGCAACTGCTCCAGATTGCCGCCTCGTACCGCGATCTGGACCTGTTCATCTCCGACCTGTCGCTGGAAGACCCCGGCGAGGAAGAGGAAAACCGCGACAGCGTGGTGCTGTCCACCATCCATTCGGCCAAGGGGCTGGAGTGGGGTGCGGTGCTGCTGATCGACCTTGTGGAAGAGCGTTTTCCCTCGCGCCACGCCATTGCCCGCGCCGAAGACTTCGAGGAAGAGCGGCGGCTGATGTACGTGGCCTGTACCCGCGCCCGCGACCACCTGTGTCTGTTCGTGCCCGCCAGCCTGTACAGCCGGGGCGACGGCGGCAACCAGCCTGCCGTGCCCAGCCCCTTTGTGCGCGAACTGCCCGCCCATCTGTTTGACGAGATGCACGAAAGCTATTCCGGTGGATTGATGCGCCGCGATGTGCAGAACGGACAAGTTGCTCAAAGGGGGGCGGGCTTTGGCGGCGGCAGGAGCGGAGTGGGTGGCGGCGGTTTTGCACAGGGGGGGCGTTTTGATGGCGCGCCCGGCATTCCCCGTCCGCCCATGTTCGCGGAAGGGACCACGCCGGGCAGGGCCGGGGGGGGCGCAGGCCGCCCGCTGCCGCCGACGGCGTACCCCGGCGGTACGCAAGGTGGCGGGCAATCCGGCGGCCAGCCCGGCCCGCAATCCGGGCCTGGCGCTGCCGCGCCCTCGCCGCTGTCGGGCGGCAGCGCCCCGGCGGGCCAGTGCGGCTACTGCACCCACCGCATCTTCGGGCGTGGCAAGATCGTGCAGCACGTGCCGCCCGACAAGTACCGCGTGAACTTTCCCGGTTTCGGCCTCAAGGTGATCATGGCCGAATACCTGACGCTGGAATCCGACTGA